The genomic region CCGGCCGTCGATGGACAACACTCCCGTCAGTGGCAATCAGGAGGACCACGTCAGCATGAGCGCGCAGTCGGCCTATCTCGCCCGGAAAGCGGCGCAAAACGCCGCCGCGATTCTCGGCGTCGAGCTGTGCTGTGGGGCGCAGGCCGCCGACTTCGTCGACGATGCCCTCGAACTGGGCGTCGGGTCCGCCGAAGCCTACGACGCCATCCGTGCAGTGATCCCGAAGCTGACGGCTGACCGGCCGGTCCACGAGGACATCGAGGCCGCGGGCGCGCTTGTTGAGTCACCGGCCTTCAGCGAACGGGTCGCTGATGCGCTCGACGAGGAGTTAGAGTGATCCGGACTCAGGACCCGAGCCCCAGATCCGCGGTGCTCTCCGCTCCCTGATAGCGCTCCCGGTCGTCCCAGTCGGCGATGCTCGAATGCGTTTCCCAGACGGCGGTTTCGAGGTGTCCCTGCGTGATTTCTGAGCCGTCTCGAAGGGCATGGCGCGCCGCGTCCTCGGCGACGAGTTCGAGATCGCTGGCCGCGTAGCCAGCCGTCGGCTCAACGATGGCATCCCAGTCGATGTCGCCGGCGACGGGCCGGTCCTGCAGATGGATTTCGAGGATCTGTCGGCGTGCCTCGGCATCCGGCGGCGGGACCTCCACGCGCTCGTCGAACCGGCCCGAGCGCCGCAGCGCAGCGTCGATGTCCTCAACGAAGTTTGTCGCGGCCACTACGACGATGTCCTCGGCCGCCGCGCCCTCAAGTTCGGTGAGCAGTTGATTGACCAGTTGTTGCTCGCTCGTGTTCATCGAGCCGCGCCGCGAGCCGGCGATGCCGTCGATCTCGTCGATGAACAGCACGCAGGGGGCGTTCGCGCGGGCCACCTCGAACACCTCGGCAACGTTGCGGGCCGGCTCACCCATCCACTTACTCGTCACGTCCGCGGGGCTGATTTCGACGAAGCTATGGCCGAGTTCGCCCGCAAGCGCGCCGGCGAGGTGGGTCTTCCCACAGCCGGGCGGGCCGTACAGCAACAGCCCGGCGAGCACGTCGATGCCGTACTCGGCGTAGGCGTCGGCGTTCTGAAGCGGGTCGAGGACCGTGTCTTCGAGCCGGTCCTTCAGTTCGCCCATCCCGCCCACGTCGCCGAAGTCGCGTCCCGTGTCAGTCTCGACCAGCGAACTGGCCTGCAGGTCGACACCGTCGGGCTGGACGACGCCGTTTTCGGCGACCATCTCGGGATCGACCCAGTCCGGGATGCTGGTGTCGGTCTCCGTGGCGGCCTGTAGCAGGTGGTCCGTCCCGATCGGGGCGTCCGCTCGCAACGCCTTTCGGGCGGCGTCCTCAGCGAGAAGTTCGATGTCACTGGCCGCGAAACCAGCCGTCTCCTCGACGACGGGGTCGAGGTCGATGTCGGCAGCCGTCGGTCGACCGGCGAGGTGAAGCCCCAGAATCTGCGTGCGTGCTTCCGGGTCCGGTGGGGGGACCTCCACGCGCTCGTCGAATCGACCCGAGCGGCGGATGGCGTCGTCCACGTCCTCGACGAGGTTCGTCGCGCCCAGCACCACCACGTCCTCGTCTGCGATCCCTTCGAGTTCAGTGAGCAGTTGGTTCACCAGTTGCTGCTCGCTGCTGTTCATGTTGCTGTCGCCGTCGCGCGCGCCAGCGATGCCGTCGATCTCGTCGATGAAGAGGATACATGGGGCGTTCGCCCGGGCGATCTGGAACAGCTCCTCGACCTTCTGTGCGGGTTCGCCCATGTACTTGCTCGTCACGTCGGCCGGCGTGACCTCGATGAAGGCGTGGTCGACCTCGCCCGCGAGCGCGCCAGCGACGTGGGTTTTTCCGCAGCCGGGCGGGCCATGCAATAGGACACCGTTGACGACGCCGATGCCGTACTCCTCGAAGGCACTCGGGTCCTGTAGCGGCCGGACAACCTTGTGGTTGAGCGTCTCCAGTAGCTCGGACATCCCGCCCACGTCGGCGAAGCTACGGGACGGGTTCGGGTCGACCAGACCGTCGGCTTC from Haloarcula sp. H-GB4 harbors:
- a CDS encoding AAA family ATPase produces the protein MSLPPYIYADRRVPDEETVREPLDQRTMTAFGDTEQLERLHRVFYPVFKIDYEYETGKGKLLGTTTKAETAFLDGLWADNDRAVSQYVDDTDAIVRRATSDYDFGRSDPALGRSVLLQFQVTDDNARSLLPQRVAEYRDQQQNAASGTANVFLRKLRESYGLPGDFEPDGFDSVTGVDRLYLPFWLAEYHSPDSTDVKLVTFRDPDAPTEELQRHGWLAEFLSAEPRRLAEYGYEVNPDRLERNIRERIDQSDESSSARTSSNTDSDSTDGAPSINRERPSDDGTVVQPDGVDMEADGLVDPNPSRSFADVGGMSELLETLNHKVVRPLQDPSAFEEYGIGVVNGVLLHGPPGCGKTHVAGALAGEVDHAFIEVTPADVTSKYMGEPAQKVEELFQIARANAPCILFIDEIDGIAGARDGDSNMNSSEQQLVNQLLTELEGIADEDVVVLGATNLVEDVDDAIRRSGRFDERVEVPPPDPEARTQILGLHLAGRPTAADIDLDPVVEETAGFAASDIELLAEDAARKALRADAPIGTDHLLQAATETDTSIPDWVDPEMVAENGVVQPDGVDLQASSLVETDTGRDFGDVGGMGELKDRLEDTVLDPLQNADAYAEYGIDVLAGLLLYGPPGCGKTHLAGALAGELGHSFVEISPADVTSKWMGEPARNVAEVFEVARANAPCVLFIDEIDGIAGSRRGSMNTSEQQLVNQLLTELEGAAAEDIVVVAATNFVEDIDAALRRSGRFDERVEVPPPDAEARRQILEIHLQDRPVAGDIDWDAIVEPTAGYAASDLELVAEDAARHALRDGSEITQGHLETAVWETHSSIADWDDRERYQGAESTADLGLGS